In one window of Streptomyces sp. FXJ1.172 DNA:
- a CDS encoding lamin tail domain-containing protein, which produces MTAATAVAAVMVGAASLPAAAAGQHPVRLHHGVVYISGVRHEASRADHSNRTLNKEWVDVTNGSRRVVNLDHWTLSDPNGHTYTFHHVRLAGGATVRVHTGVGKDTRTDLYQDRRMRVWDRNADIATLRNDRGRVVDTVSWGVREHRRDGAGWHHGSLRHPDAGHHRGDHRR; this is translated from the coding sequence GTGACCGCCGCCACCGCCGTGGCCGCCGTCATGGTGGGCGCCGCCTCGCTCCCGGCCGCGGCCGCCGGTCAGCACCCGGTCCGTCTGCACCACGGCGTGGTGTACATCAGTGGTGTGCGGCACGAAGCGAGCCGGGCCGACCACTCCAACCGCACCCTCAACAAGGAGTGGGTGGACGTCACGAACGGCTCGCGCCGGGTCGTGAACCTGGACCACTGGACGCTGTCCGACCCGAACGGCCACACCTACACCTTCCACCACGTACGGCTCGCGGGCGGGGCCACCGTCCGCGTCCACACCGGTGTCGGCAAGGACACCCGGACCGACCTGTACCAGGACCGCCGCATGCGCGTGTGGGACCGCAACGCCGACATCGCGACCCTGCGCAACGACCGCGGCCGTGTGGTGGACACCGTCTCCTGGGGTGTCCGTGAGCACCGCCGGGACGGCGCCGGGTGGCACCACGGCAGCCTCCGTCACCCCGACGCCGGCCACCACCGCGGCGACCACCGCCGCTGA
- a CDS encoding alkaline phosphatase family protein produces MSRRPSHPVRTIAAAAAALAAVGGLTAAATPASAHAPAHPGAHHVLLLSVDGLHQSDLAWYTARHPHSALARLAGGGVEYTHAATTNPSDSFPGMVGQLTGGDPGTTGVYYDDTYSSALLPAGTTHCAGVKPGVEVDLTEDLDKNKDSIDAGQGLSGLPGSILQMTGDPTRLIDPSKLPVDPKTCRPLYPHSYLRVNTVFEVARTAGLRTAWSDKHAAYDILDGPSGKGIQDLFAPEINSAATGYAAGEDWTKDNAATQQYDGYKVRAVLNEIDGYDHSRTHEVGTPAVFGMNFQSVSTAQKLPASDGLTGGYQAKGVPGPLLAKSLDFVDQQVGALLTELRKRHLDGSTTVVLSAKHGQSPTDPKALTRIDDGPLLDGLNAAWKSAHPGAADLVAHAVDDDAMLLWLTDRSQAAADFAKAYLLARSGTGNGIDGKARPFTASGLKTLYAGASAARYFHTRPGDSRVPDLVGISQYGVVYTGGKGKIAEHGGAHADDLDVPLVVAGAGTPRGVRVDGPVHTTQIAPTILRLLGLDPRKLEAVRIEHTRVLPVR; encoded by the coding sequence TTGTCCCGACGCCCGTCCCACCCCGTACGCACCATCGCGGCGGCGGCGGCCGCGCTGGCCGCCGTCGGCGGCCTCACCGCGGCGGCCACGCCCGCCTCGGCGCACGCCCCCGCGCACCCGGGCGCCCACCATGTCCTGCTGCTGTCCGTCGACGGGCTGCACCAGTCCGACCTCGCCTGGTACACCGCCCGGCACCCGCACTCGGCGCTCGCCCGGCTCGCCGGCGGCGGCGTGGAGTACACCCACGCGGCGACCACCAACCCCTCCGACTCCTTCCCGGGCATGGTCGGCCAGCTCACCGGCGGCGACCCGGGCACCACGGGCGTCTACTACGACGACACCTACAGCTCCGCCCTCCTGCCCGCCGGCACCACGCACTGCGCCGGTGTCAAGCCCGGCGTGGAGGTCGACCTCACCGAGGACCTCGACAAGAACAAGGACTCCATCGACGCGGGACAGGGACTGAGTGGACTTCCCGGCAGCATCCTGCAGATGACCGGTGACCCCACCCGCCTCATCGACCCGTCGAAGCTCCCGGTCGACCCGAAGACCTGCAGACCGCTCTACCCCCACTCCTACCTGCGCGTGAACACCGTCTTCGAGGTGGCCCGCACGGCAGGCCTGCGCACCGCCTGGTCCGACAAGCACGCCGCCTACGACATTCTCGACGGCCCCTCCGGCAAGGGCATCCAGGACCTGTTCGCGCCCGAGATCAACAGCGCGGCCACCGGCTACGCCGCGGGCGAGGACTGGACGAAGGACAACGCCGCGACCCAGCAGTACGACGGCTACAAGGTGCGGGCCGTCCTCAACGAGATCGACGGCTACGACCACAGCCGTACCCACGAGGTGGGCACCCCGGCCGTCTTCGGCATGAACTTCCAGTCCGTCTCGACCGCCCAGAAGCTGCCCGCCTCCGACGGTCTGACGGGCGGTTACCAGGCGAAGGGCGTACCCGGCCCGCTCCTGGCGAAGAGCCTCGACTTCGTGGACCAGCAGGTCGGCGCCCTCCTCACCGAACTGCGCAAGCGGCACCTCGACGGCAGCACCACGGTCGTCCTGTCCGCCAAGCACGGCCAGTCGCCCACCGACCCCAAGGCGCTGACCCGCATCGACGACGGCCCGCTGCTCGACGGCCTCAACGCCGCCTGGAAGTCCGCGCACCCGGGCGCCGCGGACCTCGTCGCCCACGCGGTGGACGACGACGCCATGCTGCTCTGGCTCACCGACCGCTCCCAGGCCGCCGCCGACTTCGCCAAGGCCTACCTGCTCGCCCGGTCCGGCACGGGCAACGGCATCGACGGCAAGGCCCGGCCGTTCACCGCGAGCGGCCTGAAGACGCTCTACGCGGGCGCGTCCGCCGCACGCTACTTCCACACCCGCCCGGGCGACTCCCGAGTGCCCGACCTGGTCGGCATCAGCCAGTACGGCGTCGTCTACACCGGCGGCAAGGGCAAGATCGCGGAGCACGGCGGCGCCCATGCCGACGACCTCGACGTCCCGCTGGTCGTCGCCGGCGCCGGCACCCCGCGCGGCGTGCGCGTCGACGGCCCGGTGCACACCACGCAGATCGCCCCCACCATCCTGCGGCTTCTCGGCCTCGACCCGCGGAAGCTGGAGGCCGTCCGCATCGAGCACACCCGGGTCCTTCCCGTGCGCTGA
- a CDS encoding response regulator transcription factor, producing MTIRVLLADDQALLRATFRILIDSAEDLTVVAEAADGQEAVDLAAAHRPDVVLMDIRMPNLDGVSATAAICSRPELTGTHVLVLTTFENDENVAKALRAGASGFLGKGVSPDDLLSGIGTVAAGDALLSPGATRTLIARFLAAPATDDFHALPDAVKTLTDREREVTALAAHGRSNADIAEQLVLSPLTVRSHIQRAMTKLDARDRAQLVVIAYQSGLVKPHTQPDG from the coding sequence ATGACGATCCGTGTCCTGCTCGCCGACGACCAGGCCCTGCTGCGAGCGACCTTCCGCATCCTCATCGACTCGGCCGAGGACCTGACCGTGGTCGCGGAGGCTGCCGACGGGCAGGAAGCCGTCGACCTCGCCGCCGCCCACCGGCCCGACGTCGTCCTCATGGACATCCGCATGCCGAACCTCGACGGCGTGTCCGCCACCGCCGCCATCTGCTCCCGGCCGGAACTGACGGGCACCCACGTCCTCGTCCTGACCACCTTCGAGAACGACGAGAACGTCGCCAAGGCCCTGCGCGCCGGCGCGAGCGGATTCCTCGGCAAGGGCGTCAGCCCCGACGACCTGCTGTCCGGCATCGGCACCGTGGCCGCCGGCGACGCCCTGCTCTCGCCCGGCGCCACCCGGACCCTCATCGCCCGCTTCCTGGCGGCCCCGGCCACCGACGACTTCCACGCCCTGCCGGACGCCGTCAAGACCCTGACCGACCGCGAACGCGAGGTCACGGCGCTGGCCGCGCACGGCAGGTCCAACGCCGACATCGCCGAGCAACTCGTCCTGAGCCCGCTCACCGTACGCAGCCACATCCAGCGGGCCATGACCAAACTCGACGCACGGGACCGCGCCCAGCTCGTCGTCATCGCCTATCAGAGCGGCCTGGTGAAACCGCACACCCAACCCGACGGGTGA
- a CDS encoding ArsR/SmtB family transcription factor: MPKQATGARHRAAPVHTDPRDVSVLTALSAVADPVRLTLIRELAGSADWTRSCGSFDVPVGKAALSHHFSVLRDAGLVEQRDEGPRRVNRLRREEFEARFPGLLDLLLRGDGDAG; encoded by the coding sequence ATGCCGAAGCAGGCCACCGGCGCACGGCACCGCGCGGCGCCGGTCCACACGGATCCCCGGGACGTCTCCGTCCTGACCGCGCTGTCCGCGGTCGCCGATCCCGTACGCCTGACGCTGATCCGCGAGCTGGCGGGCTCGGCGGACTGGACGCGCAGCTGCGGCAGCTTCGACGTACCCGTCGGCAAGGCCGCACTCAGCCACCACTTCTCGGTGCTGCGCGACGCCGGCCTCGTCGAGCAGCGCGACGAGGGCCCGAGGCGGGTCAACCGGCTGCGCCGCGAGGAGTTCGAGGCCCGCTTCCCCGGGCTGCTCGACCTCCTGCTCCGCGGGGACGGCGACGCGGGCTGA
- a CDS encoding quinone oxidoreductase family protein, with amino-acid sequence MRAVEFQEYGGPEVLKVVQAEVPEPGPGQVTIDAAYTGVNFADLKARAEGYRVPSLPFRPGLDVSGRVRAVGPGVEGLRPGQEVVAFVNGGAYAEVVAAGAATVLPLPAGLDLRTAATLPTVLPTAHALLHEVGRLRAGESVLVHGAAGGVGTAVGQLARAAGAGAVYGVVSSRDKAGHALKYGYDEVFTTGTFADDVRRVTGGRGVDLILDPVGGDTLRRGLDTLAVFGRLVSFGNASGAPPWQAGQAELSAQGRAVAGLSVLGLAQTAPEALRALAERAFHKVVDGTVTLPVTAEFALSDAAKAHRLMGGRTSTGKLLLRTAQ; translated from the coding sequence ATGCGCGCGGTCGAATTCCAGGAGTACGGCGGCCCCGAGGTACTGAAGGTCGTGCAGGCCGAGGTCCCCGAACCGGGACCGGGCCAGGTGACCATCGACGCCGCCTACACCGGCGTGAACTTCGCGGACCTCAAGGCGCGTGCCGAGGGGTACCGGGTGCCGTCGCTGCCGTTCCGTCCCGGCCTGGACGTCTCCGGCCGGGTCCGGGCGGTCGGCCCGGGCGTCGAGGGGCTGCGGCCGGGTCAGGAAGTCGTCGCGTTCGTCAACGGCGGCGCGTACGCGGAGGTGGTGGCCGCCGGGGCCGCCACCGTCCTCCCGCTGCCCGCGGGCCTGGACCTGCGGACCGCGGCCACGCTGCCCACCGTCCTGCCGACCGCGCACGCCCTGCTGCACGAGGTGGGGCGGCTGCGCGCCGGGGAGAGCGTGCTGGTGCACGGAGCGGCGGGAGGGGTCGGCACGGCGGTCGGACAGCTGGCCCGGGCGGCCGGCGCCGGTGCCGTGTACGGGGTGGTGTCCTCCCGCGACAAAGCCGGACACGCCCTCAAGTACGGCTACGACGAGGTGTTCACCACCGGCACCTTCGCCGACGACGTCCGCCGCGTCACCGGCGGCCGGGGTGTCGACCTGATCCTCGACCCGGTGGGCGGCGACACCCTGCGCCGCGGCCTCGACACCCTGGCCGTCTTCGGCCGGCTGGTGTCCTTCGGCAACGCGAGCGGGGCGCCGCCGTGGCAGGCCGGGCAGGCGGAGCTGTCCGCACAGGGCCGCGCCGTCGCCGGCCTCTCCGTCCTGGGCCTCGCGCAGACCGCGCCCGAGGCGCTGCGCGCGCTCGCCGAGCGTGCCTTCCACAAGGTCGTCGACGGCACCGTGACCCTGCCCGTCACCGCGGAGTTCGCGCTGTCGGACGCCGCGAAGGCGCACCGGCTGATGGGCGGGCGCACCTCGACGGGCAAGCTGCTGCTGCGCACGGCACAGTGA
- a CDS encoding EamA family transporter, which translates to MSRDGMTRAYTGVVGKIPAPGLVLGGVCGVQFGAALAPRVYPQVGAAGVVLLRLLIAGVLLCLVWRPRRGTSGSVRDARGTVLGAGALLAGHHLAFYAAVERIPLGAVATIEFLGPFVIALAGSRRVGDLLPACLAAGGVLLLGGGGVPLNPGGLALAFAAACCWAGYILVSARMARRISGGQGLALAVLWAALLSAPYGIAHAGSALLSPHVLGVAVVVAVASSVLPYSLNLEALRRIPPRVFGVLTSLEPAVGALFGLLILGQHLARPQWLGIATVACASVTATLLGAGERRGTQREESPGCPRTVRGTTSGDKPNSRASHVTSPLDENGPHL; encoded by the coding sequence ATGAGCAGGGACGGCATGACCCGGGCGTACACAGGGGTCGTCGGGAAGATACCCGCACCGGGGCTGGTGCTGGGCGGCGTGTGCGGCGTCCAGTTCGGCGCGGCCCTCGCACCCCGGGTCTATCCGCAGGTCGGCGCGGCCGGTGTGGTGCTCCTGCGGCTGCTGATCGCGGGCGTGCTGCTGTGCCTGGTGTGGCGCCCGCGCCGGGGGACCTCGGGTTCGGTGCGGGATGCCCGGGGGACGGTGCTCGGCGCCGGGGCCCTGCTCGCGGGACACCATCTCGCCTTCTACGCGGCCGTCGAGCGCATCCCGCTGGGTGCTGTCGCCACGATCGAGTTCCTCGGCCCGTTCGTCATCGCGCTGGCCGGGTCGCGACGGGTCGGCGACCTGTTGCCCGCCTGTCTGGCGGCCGGTGGCGTCCTGCTGCTCGGCGGGGGCGGCGTCCCCCTGAACCCGGGCGGACTCGCCCTGGCCTTCGCGGCGGCGTGCTGCTGGGCCGGCTACATCCTCGTCTCCGCACGCATGGCACGGCGCATCAGCGGCGGTCAGGGGCTGGCGCTCGCGGTCCTGTGGGCCGCGCTGCTGAGCGCCCCCTACGGCATCGCGCACGCCGGGAGCGCGCTCCTGTCACCGCATGTGCTGGGCGTCGCCGTGGTGGTGGCCGTGGCGTCCAGCGTGCTGCCGTACTCGCTCAACCTGGAGGCGCTGCGCCGGATCCCCCCTCGGGTGTTCGGTGTCCTGACGAGCCTCGAGCCGGCCGTCGGCGCCCTGTTCGGGCTCCTGATCCTCGGTCAGCACCTCGCCCGGCCGCAGTGGCTCGGTATCGCCACGGTCGCCTGCGCCTCCGTCACGGCCACGCTCCTGGGAGCCGGTGAGCGACGCGGGACCCAACGCGAGGAGAGCCCGGGGTGTCCGCGCACCGTACGGGGCACGACATCCGGCGACAAACCCAACTCCCGTGCCTCACACGTTACTTCACCACTTGACGAAAATGGTCCACACCTCTAG
- a CDS encoding NAD-dependent epimerase/dehydratase family protein: protein MAVRVFVAGGAGILGRRLVPQLVARGHQVTATTTSEAKLGLVAQLGADGVVMDGLDAASVGAAVAAARPDVIVHQMTAISSAHAGKPDPKHMDRWFLPTTRLRTEGTDHLLAAAEANGVPHFVAQGFANWNGSRADGSGATEEDPLDLHEGTAAHKLLAALRYLEEAVGRADGAVLRYGGFYGPGATDEALALVRKRQFPLVGNGTGYGSWVHVDDAASATVLAVEQKVRGVFNIVDDEPAPASEWLPHLARCAGAKPPLRMPKWLVRLLAGDMMVTIMTEGRGFSNAKAKRELGWQPRYPSWRQGFEEGLV from the coding sequence ATGGCCGTGCGGGTGTTCGTGGCGGGCGGCGCCGGAATCTTGGGGCGGCGGCTGGTGCCGCAGCTCGTGGCCCGTGGCCACCAGGTGACGGCCACGACGACGAGCGAGGCCAAGCTCGGCCTGGTGGCGCAACTGGGCGCGGACGGCGTCGTGATGGACGGACTGGACGCCGCATCCGTCGGCGCGGCGGTGGCCGCGGCCCGGCCGGACGTGATCGTGCACCAGATGACCGCGATCAGCTCCGCACACGCCGGCAAGCCCGACCCCAAGCACATGGACCGGTGGTTCCTGCCGACCACCAGACTGCGCACCGAGGGGACGGACCATCTGCTGGCCGCCGCCGAGGCGAACGGCGTACCGCACTTCGTCGCGCAGGGATTCGCCAACTGGAACGGGAGCCGTGCCGACGGCAGCGGGGCGACCGAGGAGGACCCGCTGGACCTGCACGAGGGAACGGCGGCGCACAAGCTGCTGGCGGCGCTGCGCTACCTCGAGGAAGCGGTCGGCAGGGCCGACGGCGCGGTACTGCGCTACGGCGGGTTCTACGGCCCCGGCGCCACCGACGAAGCCCTGGCGCTCGTACGCAAGCGGCAGTTCCCGCTCGTCGGGAACGGCACCGGCTACGGCTCGTGGGTGCACGTCGACGACGCGGCGAGCGCCACCGTCCTGGCCGTGGAACAGAAGGTGCGGGGTGTGTTCAACATCGTCGACGACGAACCGGCCCCGGCGAGCGAGTGGTTGCCCCATCTGGCGCGGTGCGCGGGCGCGAAACCGCCGCTGCGGATGCCGAAGTGGCTGGTCCGGCTGCTGGCCGGAGACATGATGGTGACGATCATGACCGAGGGACGCGGCTTCTCCAACGCCAAGGCCAAGCGGGAACTGGGCTGGCAACCGCGCTATCCGTCCTGGCGACAGGGCTTCGAGGAGGGCCTGGTGTGA
- the cpt gene encoding chloramphenicol phosphotransferase CPT produces MTTQVIVLNGGSSSGKSGIVRCLQAVLPDPWLALGTDTLVEAMPASLRASDAGIGFAPDGEVTVGPEFRTLEAAWIEGVAAMARAGARVIVDEVFLGGAYSQQRWQKALADLRVLWVGVRCDGAVAAGREVARGDRAVGMAVSQAEIVHQGVTYDLEVDTMHTESMECARAIAAHAS; encoded by the coding sequence GTGACAACGCAGGTGATCGTGCTCAATGGTGGTTCCAGCTCGGGCAAGTCCGGGATCGTCCGGTGTCTGCAGGCGGTGCTGCCGGATCCGTGGCTGGCCCTCGGGACGGACACGCTGGTGGAGGCGATGCCGGCGTCCCTGCGGGCGTCGGATGCCGGGATCGGGTTCGCGCCGGACGGCGAGGTCACCGTCGGGCCGGAGTTCCGGACGCTCGAAGCGGCCTGGATCGAGGGAGTCGCCGCGATGGCCCGCGCGGGTGCACGGGTGATCGTGGACGAGGTCTTCCTCGGCGGAGCGTACTCGCAGCAGCGATGGCAGAAGGCGCTGGCCGATCTGCGGGTGCTGTGGGTCGGCGTCCGGTGTGACGGTGCGGTAGCCGCGGGCCGGGAGGTCGCCCGGGGCGACCGGGCCGTCGGAATGGCCGTCTCCCAGGCGGAGATCGTCCACCAGGGCGTGACCTACGACCTGGAGGTGGACACCATGCACACCGAGTCGATGGAGTGCGCACGGGCCATCGCCGCGCACGCCAGCTGA
- a CDS encoding DUF1345 domain-containing protein, whose protein sequence is MNDDMDDAESRLARIERLLESGERELVPAWRRATRGEPRWTVTAVILTAVALQLTLPHRLILLHPFWAMPALELFLLAGLVAANPRRVEPRTRWLRWLGLVLICVISLTNGWSAVRLVADLVNGTGGDQAVPLLLTGGVIWVTNVIVFALWYWEWDRGGPMARVQGQHQFADFLFVQMQSPQFAPPDWEPAFLDYLYLSFTNATAFSPTDVMPMSRWSKMLMMLQSTVSLVTVVLVVARAVNILK, encoded by the coding sequence ATGAACGACGACATGGATGACGCCGAGAGCCGCCTGGCCCGGATCGAGCGGCTGCTGGAGAGCGGGGAGCGGGAACTGGTCCCCGCCTGGCGCCGGGCGACCCGCGGCGAGCCGCGCTGGACGGTGACGGCCGTGATCCTCACGGCCGTCGCCCTGCAGCTCACCCTGCCGCACCGGCTCATCCTCCTGCACCCGTTCTGGGCCATGCCCGCACTGGAGCTGTTCCTGCTGGCCGGCCTGGTCGCCGCCAACCCCCGCCGGGTCGAGCCCCGCACCCGGTGGCTGCGCTGGCTCGGCCTGGTCCTGATCTGCGTCATCAGCCTGACCAACGGCTGGTCCGCGGTCCGGCTGGTGGCGGACCTGGTGAACGGCACCGGAGGAGACCAGGCGGTTCCGCTGCTGCTCACCGGTGGCGTCATCTGGGTCACGAACGTCATCGTGTTCGCCCTGTGGTACTGGGAGTGGGACCGGGGCGGCCCGATGGCCCGGGTCCAGGGACAGCACCAGTTCGCCGACTTCCTCTTCGTCCAGATGCAGAGCCCGCAGTTCGCGCCGCCGGACTGGGAACCGGCGTTCCTGGACTACCTGTACCTGTCCTTCACCAACGCCACCGCCTTCAGCCCGACCGACGTCATGCCGATGTCCCGCTGGTCGAAGATGCTGATGATGCTCCAGTCGACGGTCTCCCTGGTGACCGTGGTCCTCGTGGTCGCCCGAGCCGTCAACATCCTGAAGTAA
- a CDS encoding acetate uptake transporter, protein MNEDTRSLPPEQPAAEGPRSVTWGDPAPLGLAGFALTTLLLSIVNTNLVKETGAIVPVLGLAVFYGGLAQFAAGLFEFRRGNTFGATVFVSYAAFWLSYWWIVPRLVFAGDVHNALGLFLLGWGIFTAYMAVAALRVSLAMLAVLVLLTLTYIFLAVGAFQTGAEPHALTQVGGWFGIATGLVAWYASAATVINETHGRTLLPVGPRHTGPAPARVSSIPPEA, encoded by the coding sequence ATGAACGAGGACACGAGGAGTCTGCCCCCGGAGCAGCCGGCCGCGGAAGGCCCGCGGTCGGTTACCTGGGGCGACCCGGCCCCGCTGGGCCTGGCCGGCTTCGCCCTCACCACCCTGCTTCTCTCCATCGTCAACACCAACCTGGTCAAGGAGACCGGCGCCATCGTGCCCGTCCTGGGCCTGGCCGTGTTCTACGGCGGCCTCGCCCAGTTCGCCGCAGGCCTGTTCGAATTTCGGCGCGGCAACACGTTCGGCGCGACGGTGTTCGTCTCGTACGCCGCCTTCTGGCTGTCCTACTGGTGGATCGTGCCGCGTCTGGTGTTCGCCGGCGACGTGCACAACGCGCTCGGCCTGTTCCTGCTCGGGTGGGGCATCTTCACCGCCTACATGGCCGTTGCCGCGCTGCGGGTCAGCCTCGCCATGCTGGCGGTACTCGTACTGCTCACCCTCACCTACATCTTCCTCGCCGTCGGAGCGTTCCAGACCGGGGCCGAGCCGCATGCGCTGACCCAGGTGGGCGGGTGGTTCGGCATCGCCACGGGACTCGTCGCCTGGTACGCCTCGGCGGCGACCGTCATCAACGAGACACACGGCCGTACCCTCCTGCCCGTGGGCCCGCGCCATACCGGCCCGGCCCCGGCACGTGTGTCGAGCATCCCGCCCGAGGCCTGA
- a CDS encoding purine-cytosine permease family protein, whose protein sequence is MSTSAEPRVSGLEVRSIDYVPLDERHGKLWHLGPLWFMSNAQIATLAVGLISITSGGNLIWSLLAIVAGTVIGTFFMAFHSAQGPQLGLPQMIQSRPQFGYVGALLVWLFAYVQYAGFNVFNSILAADSLHTTLHGSVKLWVVVVTVVALVIALVGYDIIHKAERILTYTFLVIFGIFTVGVLVTLHYPSGSFDLGAFKWTPFLAQFGVVAGYQISWAIYVSDYSRYLPPDVTVRKTFYWTYFGSALGGIWLMVLGTLLAAWAGKGFDTIKSINAAGDKVFNGFGAIVLLFAALGLVSVTALNMYGGSLTLISGIDSFKRVRPTLGVRLLTIGLTAALSLIGALAATANFLENFNNFLLLVLYLFIPWTAVNLMDYYVVRRGHYAIAEIFNPNGIYGRWGWHGITAYLVGFAAMIPFFSVGTLYVGPAAKALGGADISLFIGLPVSALLYWWLTRSIDVAAETRLAEAEAAALEQAAHEHREP, encoded by the coding sequence ATGAGCACATCAGCAGAGCCGAGAGTGTCCGGACTTGAGGTCCGGTCCATCGACTACGTCCCCTTGGACGAGCGGCACGGCAAACTCTGGCATCTGGGCCCCCTGTGGTTCATGTCCAACGCCCAGATCGCCACCCTGGCCGTGGGGCTCATCAGCATCACCTCGGGCGGCAACCTGATCTGGTCGCTGCTGGCCATCGTCGCCGGAACCGTCATCGGCACGTTCTTCATGGCCTTCCACTCGGCGCAGGGCCCGCAGCTGGGGCTGCCGCAGATGATCCAGTCCCGCCCCCAGTTCGGTTACGTCGGCGCCCTGCTGGTGTGGCTCTTCGCCTATGTGCAGTACGCGGGGTTCAACGTCTTCAACAGCATCCTCGCCGCCGACTCCCTGCACACCACCCTGCACGGCAGCGTGAAACTGTGGGTCGTCGTGGTCACCGTGGTCGCGCTCGTCATCGCACTGGTCGGCTACGACATCATCCACAAGGCCGAGCGGATCCTGACGTACACCTTCCTGGTCATCTTCGGGATCTTCACCGTCGGCGTCCTCGTCACCCTGCACTACCCCTCGGGCTCCTTCGACCTCGGCGCCTTCAAGTGGACACCGTTCCTGGCGCAGTTCGGCGTGGTCGCCGGCTACCAGATCAGCTGGGCCATCTACGTCTCCGACTACTCGCGCTACCTCCCGCCGGACGTCACGGTCCGCAAGACCTTCTACTGGACGTACTTCGGATCCGCGCTCGGCGGCATCTGGCTGATGGTGCTCGGCACCCTGCTGGCCGCCTGGGCGGGCAAGGGCTTCGACACGATCAAGTCGATCAACGCGGCGGGCGACAAGGTGTTCAACGGCTTCGGCGCGATCGTGCTGCTCTTCGCCGCTCTGGGCCTGGTGTCCGTCACCGCCCTGAACATGTACGGGGGTTCGCTGACCCTCATCAGCGGCATCGACTCGTTCAAACGGGTACGGCCGACGCTGGGCGTACGCCTGCTGACCATCGGCCTGACCGCGGCCCTCTCCCTGATCGGCGCGCTGGCCGCGACCGCCAACTTCCTCGAGAACTTCAACAACTTCCTGCTCCTGGTGCTCTACCTGTTCATCCCGTGGACCGCGGTCAACCTCATGGACTACTACGTCGTGCGGCGCGGGCACTACGCGATCGCCGAGATCTTCAACCCCAACGGCATCTACGGCCGTTGGGGCTGGCACGGCATCACCGCCTACCTCGTCGGCTTCGCCGCGATGATCCCCTTCTTCTCCGTCGGCACCCTGTACGTCGGCCCGGCCGCCAAGGCCCTCGGCGGAGCCGACATCTCCCTGTTCATCGGACTGCCGGTCTCCGCGCTGCTGTACTGGTGGCTGACCCGCTCGATCGACGTGGCGGCCGAGACCCGCCTGGCCGAGGCGGAGGCGGCGGCACTGGAACAGGCGGCACACGAACACCGCGAGCCGTGA
- a CDS encoding polysaccharide deacetylase family protein has product MAAGRRAVLAVMAGGLLAGCAGQKKSADASASPSGAVETGPAAPPQASGSGPVATAAPNRPDVTRAQVVGRYGHSVPHSWGFDAPGVVHSLPGAKKEIALTFDACGGPGGSGYDRALIDFLRTRHIPATLFLNSRWIDANPAEFHRLAAEPQFEIANHGTRHRPLSVSGRSAYGIPGTRSPGEVYDEIAGNRAKLTRLLGAPPRYFRSGTAYCDDVAAHIVRDLGERFVSFSVNGDGGATFTHEQVHETVAAAPGGSIVLCHMNHPEGGTAEGIASAVPHLLATGHRFVRLSDALHA; this is encoded by the coding sequence ATGGCAGCCGGTCGCCGCGCAGTGCTCGCCGTCATGGCGGGAGGTCTGCTCGCCGGGTGTGCGGGACAGAAGAAGAGCGCGGACGCCTCCGCTTCACCCTCCGGCGCGGTGGAGACAGGCCCGGCGGCGCCCCCGCAGGCCTCCGGCTCCGGCCCGGTGGCGACGGCGGCCCCGAACCGGCCCGACGTCACCCGCGCCCAGGTCGTGGGCCGTTACGGCCACAGCGTGCCGCACTCCTGGGGCTTCGACGCACCGGGGGTGGTCCACTCCCTGCCGGGCGCGAAGAAGGAGATCGCGCTGACCTTCGACGCGTGCGGCGGCCCGGGCGGCAGCGGCTACGACCGCGCGCTGATCGATTTCCTGCGCACCCGGCACATCCCGGCGACGCTGTTCCTCAACTCCCGCTGGATCGACGCCAACCCGGCGGAGTTCCACCGACTGGCCGCCGAGCCGCAGTTCGAGATCGCCAACCACGGCACCCGGCACCGCCCGCTGTCCGTCAGCGGCCGTTCCGCGTACGGCATCCCCGGCACCCGCAGCCCCGGCGAGGTGTACGACGAGATCGCCGGCAACCGGGCCAAACTGACCCGGTTGCTGGGCGCCCCGCCCCGCTACTTCCGGTCCGGCACCGCGTACTGCGACGACGTCGCGGCACACATCGTCCGTGACCTCGGGGAGCGTTTCGTCAGTTTCTCCGTCAACGGGGACGGCGGCGCGACCTTCACCCACGAGCAGGTCCACGAGACCGTCGCGGCCGCTCCGGGCGGTTCCATCGTGCTGTGCCACATGAACCACCCCGAGGGCGGCACCGCCGAGGGCATCGCGAGCGCCGTCCCGCACCTGCTGGCCACCGGCCACCGCTTCGTCCGCCTCTCGGACGCCCTGCACGCCTGA